A DNA window from Labrus mixtus chromosome 4, fLabMix1.1, whole genome shotgun sequence contains the following coding sequences:
- the LOC132972737 gene encoding calcium-independent phospholipase A2-gamma-like has translation MAHMLVTWTKMSCICAPNTWVRVNRAFHLWQAHVRKSAASLPLSGSSHCRVHVQHTHCYISWRHVHYLRNTRRKGWLFKGNQVRQRLGLHTSSPYLSTSASRWSAGLSQHMSRVRNTLDTVSKAVSGTQSELFSKIARLRPNALKAKKQAETSVESTLKAEETPSSTPIDAAAPSTSTATTPVCNGSSAGPSIPTSAATFNASATTSSRPPNSAQATIPAAVLAAREVKEKRLRRIAPAVKASVAKKQDEHVPSMSDSESKSTNPKQTTALFHPSTFSANLDDTYSYLANHINSYFGTKTQDKKDNNVGFSSASSQGQQTSHPVSVSNKADAVAGIPPPSSKKGFGHYLSYSAPTVQAFVGSYIAPLVPRFRAAESKSATVEEKSEESPVKQVEATINKEPTAAEEKAKKLLPQREKIIARVSVHNRTRALVQGLRRASDVRVYINRVEDLSYHLLEFPETAGVAVKEKAIPCLLRLKQANDPSLRAAVREALALVGYHSPVKGRGIRVLSIDGGGLRGLLALQTLHKLEALTGKPIYKLFDYICGVSTGAILGFMLGVFQIPLNECDDLYRKLGSDVFKQNVIVGTVKMGWSHAFYDSEAWENILKEKMGCHLLVETSRNPECPKMAAVSTLVNRGSPLKAFVFRNYNLLPGIRSHYLGGCQHQLWQAIRATSAAPGYFQEFTLGNDLHQDGGLLINNPTALAVHESKCLWPNTPLECVVSLGTGRFETPGRNSVAYTSLKNKINNVISSATDTEEVHAMLDAFLPPNTYFRFNPYMSDDIAMDENRQEKLNMLQAEGDRYLERNEEKLKKVARILNREKSSVQRMTEWAKLRADMYNSPSFYSSKF, from the exons ATGGCACACATGCTTGTGACCTGGACAAAAATGAGCTGTATATGTGCTCCCAACACGTGGGTGAGAGTAAACAGAGCGTTTCATCTGTGGCAAGCGCATGTTCGCAAGTCAGCAGCATCTCTACCTTTGTCTGGCTCCTCTCACTGCAGGGTTCATGTGCAACACACGCACTGCTACATCAGCTGGAGGCACGTCCACTACCTGAGGAACACTAGGCGTAAAGGATGGCTCTTTAAAGGAAACCAGGTTCGACAGAGGCTCGGGCTCCACACCAGCTCCCCGTATTTGAGCACTTCAGCTTCACGTTGGTCTGCTGGTCTGAGCCAACACATGTCGCGGGTCAGGAACACACTGGACACAGTTTCTAAAGCTGTGAGTGGGACACAGTCAGAGCTTTTCTCCAAAATTGCGAGACTCAGGCCCAATGCGTTAAAGGCTAAGAAACAGGCTGAGACGAGTGTTGAGTCGACGCTTAAAGCAGAGGAGACGCCTTCTTCTACTCCTATTGATGCTGCTGCCCCTTCTACATCTACTGCAACCACACCTGTGTGTAATGGATCTTCTGCTGGTCCTTCTATTCCTACATCTGCTGCTACATTTAATGCAAGTGCCACTACCTCTTCTCGTCCACCCAATTCTGCCCAAGCGACTATCCCGGCCGCCGTTCTGGCTGCACGTGAAGTCAAGGAGAAAAGGCTGAGACGTATTGCTCCTGCTGTCAAAGCCAGTGTTGCCAAGAAGCAAGATGAGCATGTACCTTCAATGAGCGATTCCGAGAGCAAGAGCACGAATCCAAAACAAACCACAGCACTTTTCCACCCCAGCACCTTCTCAGCAAACCTTGACGACACATACAGCTACCTTGCCAATCACATAAACTCCTACTTTGGTACAAAGACTCAGGACAAGAAAGACAACAATGTTGGCTTTTCCTCTGCATCGTCTCAGGGTCAACAAACTAGTCACCCCGTGTCGGTGTCTAATAAAGCGGATGCTGTTGCTGGAATTCCCCCGCCTTCATCCAAGAAGGGTTTTGGGCATTACCTGTCCTACTCAGCTCCAACTGTACAAGCCTTTGTGGGAAGCTACATTGCTCCTCTGGTCCCCAGGTTTAGGGCAGCAGAGTCCAAAAGTGCAACAGTGGAGGAGAAATCTGAGGAATCGCCAGTCAAACAGGTTGAGGCCACAATAAATAAGGAGCCGACGGCTGCCGAGGAGAAAGCCAAGAAACTGCTACCTCAAAGAGAGAAG ATCATTGCCAGGGTGAGTGTGCATAATCGAACCCGGGCTCTGGTTCAGGGTCTGCGCAGAGCATCAGATGTGAGGGTGTACATCAACAGGGTGGAGGACCTCAGCTACCATCTCCTGGAGTTTCCAGAGACCGCTGGGGTTGCAGTCAAG GAGAAGGCTATCCCTTGCCTACTGCGGCTGAAACAGGCCAATGACCCAAGCCTGAGAGCAGCAGTGAGAGAAGCCCTCGCTCTGGTGGGCTACCATTCACCTGTCAAAGGCCGAGGCATACGGGTCCTGTCCATAGATGGAGGAGGGTTAAG AGGACTTCTTGCACTTCAGACGTTGCACAAGCTGGAAGCCCTGACCGGGAAAcccatttacaaactgtttgattATATCTGTGGTGTCAGCACAG GTGCTATCCTCGGATTCATGCTGGGTGTGTTCCAGATCCCGCTGAACGAGTGTGATGATCTATACAGGAAGTTGGGTTCAGATGTATTTAAGCAGAATGTCATTGTGGGCACTGTGAAGATGGGCTGGAGTCACGCTTTTTACGACAGCGAAGCCTGGGAGAACATCCTCAA agagaaaatgggcTGTCACCTCCTGGTGGAAACTTCAAGAAACCCAGAATGCCCTAAG ATGGCAGCAGTGAGCACTCTTGTGAACCGGGGCAGCCCTCTGAAGGCCTTTGTCTTCAGGAACTACAACCTGCTGCCCGGGATCCGCTCTCACTACCTGGGGGGCTGCCAGCACCAGCTGTGGCAGGCCATCCGTGCAACGTCAGCAGCTCCTGGGTATTTCCAGGAGTTCACATTGGGGAACGATCTCCACCAG GATGGTGGTCTGCTGATAAACAACCCCACAGCTCTGGCAGTCCACGAGAGCAAGTGTTTGTGGCCCAACACGCCGTTGGAGTGTGTGGTTTCGCTTGGTACGGGCCGATTTGAAACTCCTGGGAGGAACAGCGTCGCCTACACAagccttaaaaacaaaatcaacaatgTCATCAGCAGCGCCACGGACACTGAGG AGGTTCACGCAATGCTTGACGCCTTCCTCCCTCCCAACACTTATTTCCGCTTCAACCCGTACATGAGCGATGACATCGCCATGGACGAGAACCGGCAGGAGAAGCTCAACATGCTGCAGGCTGAGGGCGATCGGTATCTGGAGAGGAATGAGGAGAAGCTGAAGAAGGTCGCTCGCATCCTAAACCGAGAGAAAAGCTCCGTTCAGAGGATGACTGAGTGGGCCAAGCTCCGAGCGGACATGTACAACAGTCCATCATTTTACTCCTCCAAATTCTAG